Proteins from a single region of Buchnera aphidicola (Cinara curvipes):
- the rpmJ gene encoding 50S ribosomal protein L36, protein MKVRASVKKICRSCKIIRRKNIIRVICSNDPKHKQRQG, encoded by the coding sequence ATGAAAGTACGCGCATCTGTTAAAAAAATTTGTCGAAGTTGTAAAATTATACGTAGAAAAAATATAATTCGTGTAATTTGTAGTAATGATCCTAAACATAAACAAAGACAAGGTTAA